The proteins below come from a single Nostoc sp. KVJ3 genomic window:
- a CDS encoding IS5 family transposase: MINRGDLSNEQWEKLKSLLPSEKPPTGKPNHDHRRVVNGILWILRTGALWRDLPERYRKWQSVATRFYRWQKAGIWNEILAHLQTFADEHGNLDWEVHYVDGTVVRGHQHAAGGILER; this comes from the coding sequence ATGATCAACCGAGGGGACTTAAGTAACGAGCAGTGGGAGAAGTTAAAATCGTTACTACCATCAGAAAAACCACCAACAGGTAAGCCGAATCATGACCACCGTAGGGTTGTGAATGGCATCCTCTGGATACTGAGGACAGGGGCACTGTGGCGAGACCTTCCAGAACGTTATCGAAAGTGGCAGAGTGTAGCCACAAGGTTTTATCGCTGGCAAAAAGCCGGAATTTGGAACGAAATCTTAGCGCACCTACAAACCTTCGCAGACGAACATGGAAACCTTGATTGGGAAGTTCATTATGTCGATGGAACAGTTGTACGCGGCCACCAGCACGCCGCAGGTGGAATATTGGAGCGATGA
- a CDS encoding alpha/beta hydrolase family esterase, which translates to MNIYQSCQFFKRIITFLLAISLVTACSSIKADEVNTSKQKILIGDNYGKINNQGKLRTYYLYTPKSYNPNQPMPLVLVFHGDDGSGHSISDVTRFNNLADQKGFIVVYPDGMNKKWSLRGNSQGKVDDVLFVSALIDHLKQQINIDSHKIYATGFSRGGILTQALACKLSDKIAAFASVAGSLPVRLKPNCQPQTPISMMIVNGTNDHDVLYEGDDHSQRGALVSISDMVSFWRSHDQCISPSVSPLLTGTKSSKVKASQYSSCSGNSEVLQLAVVNGGHFWPGGASTDISLNKFNAQLGLNASQTIWDFFQRHSLS; encoded by the coding sequence ATGAACATATATCAAAGTTGTCAATTTTTTAAGAGAATTATTACTTTCTTACTTGCAATTAGTTTAGTCACAGCTTGTAGTTCAATTAAAGCTGATGAAGTAAATACGTCCAAACAAAAAATATTGATTGGTGATAATTATGGAAAGATAAATAACCAAGGAAAATTACGCACCTACTATCTTTATACTCCCAAATCTTATAATCCAAACCAGCCAATGCCATTAGTTTTAGTATTTCATGGAGATGATGGTAGCGGTCATTCAATTAGTGATGTTACACGCTTTAATAATTTAGCAGATCAAAAAGGATTTATTGTTGTTTATCCTGATGGAATGAATAAAAAGTGGAGTCTTAGAGGTAATTCTCAAGGAAAGGTAGATGATGTTTTATTTGTCAGTGCTTTAATCGATCATCTTAAGCAACAAATAAATATTGATAGTCATAAAATCTATGCCACGGGTTTCTCTAGGGGCGGAATACTTACTCAAGCTTTAGCATGTAAGTTATCTGATAAAATTGCTGCTTTCGCATCAGTAGCTGGCTCTCTTCCAGTTCGACTTAAGCCTAATTGCCAACCTCAGACTCCCATCTCGATGATGATTGTCAACGGTACAAACGATCATGATGTCCTTTATGAAGGTGATGACCACAGTCAACGAGGAGCGCTTGTTTCTATTTCAGATATGGTAAGCTTTTGGCGATCGCACGATCAATGTATTTCACCTAGTGTATCTCCACTGCTAACTGGCACGAAAAGTTCTAAAGTCAAAGCTTCTCAGTACTCAAGTTGTAGTGGTAACTCAGAGGTACTACAACTAGCTGTAGTAAACGGGGGACATTTTTGGCCTGGTGGTGCTTCAACTGATATCAGCCTAAATAAGTTCAATGCTCAACTTGGTTTAAACGCCAGTCAGACAATTTGGGACTTTTTTCAACGCCACAGTTTGTCTTAA
- a CDS encoding DUF2231 domain-containing protein — translation MSVLPLNSQNLPYPDPLHPIIVHFVIAMVFFSFFCDVVGYFTRNVRLFEVSFWNMFVAAIAIFMAIIFGQFEAGLAQAQPAAQSTLNYHTVLGWSLAAIVAAIAAWRFVIRNRNPRRIPPAYLGAATFLVCLVFLQVYLGSKLFWVYGLHVEPVVQAMKQGISP, via the coding sequence ATGTCTGTCTTACCTCTCAATAGCCAGAATCTACCGTACCCTGACCCTTTGCACCCGATTATCGTTCACTTTGTGATTGCGATGGTGTTTTTTTCTTTCTTCTGTGATGTGGTGGGATATTTCACCCGCAACGTGCGTTTGTTTGAGGTGAGTTTCTGGAATATGTTTGTAGCTGCGATCGCAATTTTCATGGCGATTATCTTTGGTCAATTTGAAGCAGGATTAGCACAAGCCCAGCCAGCAGCCCAGTCAACCCTAAATTATCATACCGTCTTGGGTTGGTCACTAGCGGCCATTGTTGCTGCGATCGCAGCTTGGCGTTTTGTAATTCGCAACCGCAACCCCCGAAGAATACCACCTGCTTACCTTGGTGCTGCAACATTTTTAGTGTGTCTAGTGTTTTTGCAAGTGTATTTAGGGAGTAAACTGTTTTGGGTATATGGGTTGCACGTCGAACCTGTAGTTCAAGCGATGAAACAGGGAATTTCACCATGA
- a CDS encoding DUF2231 domain-containing protein, whose product MNSQLIEQLRLRLGANGLPYEIPIHPQLVHLTLGLFIIAIIFDIAGVLFSLEKPIFKFLGLAAIRSSFFDVGWYNLIAAATITFFTVAAGFFELLLANPPVDQKSAWGLSAGWTMLLHGLGGVLLLGIIVAMTVWRGLQRYHWRKDASRQVQWSYLLAGIAILGILFVHGTLGAQLGEEFGIHVTAANTVAKNVYSK is encoded by the coding sequence ATGAACTCGCAACTGATTGAGCAGTTGAGATTACGCTTGGGTGCTAACGGATTACCCTACGAGATTCCTATACATCCGCAGTTGGTGCATTTAACGCTGGGTTTATTTATCATTGCCATCATTTTTGACATCGCAGGAGTGCTGTTTTCTTTAGAAAAACCTATTTTCAAATTTTTAGGATTGGCTGCCATCCGTTCTAGCTTTTTTGATGTCGGCTGGTACAACCTCATCGCAGCAGCAACTATCACATTTTTCACTGTTGCGGCTGGTTTTTTTGAGCTACTGTTGGCAAATCCACCAGTCGATCAAAAGAGTGCTTGGGGCTTAAGTGCTGGTTGGACGATGCTTTTACATGGTTTAGGTGGCGTTTTGCTGTTGGGGATTATTGTCGCCATGACTGTGTGGAGAGGTTTGCAACGCTACCACTGGCGTAAGGATGCTTCCAGACAAGTGCAGTGGAGTTACTTGTTAGCAGGGATTGCAATACTAGGTATATTATTCGTTCACGGAACCTTGGGGGCGCAATTAGGAGAGGAATTTGGGATTCATGTTACTGCTGCTAATACCGTTGCCAAAAATGTTTACAGCAAATAA
- a CDS encoding cytochrome c oxidase subunit II → MFSVFEYILIAVYVAVLLIVSRWMGLQAFSWMPPQATAEAQRVDDLFSFLVSIGAFILLGLIGVMVYAIAFHRAPPEDYTEGHPSRGDARLEILWTATPTLLVVWIALQSFNIYQQLNILGLNQIVHLHTPQQEAGGKGAGGRGNALFQMPLFESAPAVAATVSDAPKPASETIDVFVKQWDWSFRYPNNVTSNQLHLPINRSTRLNLQAQDVIHGFYVPEFRLKQDIIPGRKIDIVLTPIRPGKYRLKDSQFSGTYFSLMETDVYVESLAQYNQWLTQTTSSEQTPINQAVAENIQPPKTLFNSGWYTVTPAQPGIANKRKLNNDT, encoded by the coding sequence ATGTTTAGTGTTTTTGAATATATATTGATAGCGGTTTATGTAGCAGTGCTACTAATCGTTAGTCGGTGGATGGGGCTGCAAGCATTTTCTTGGATGCCTCCCCAAGCTACAGCAGAAGCACAACGGGTAGATGATTTGTTTAGCTTCTTAGTCTCAATTGGAGCATTTATCTTGCTTGGGCTAATTGGCGTTATGGTGTATGCGATCGCATTCCATCGCGCCCCCCCAGAAGACTACACTGAAGGACACCCCTCTAGAGGTGATGCGAGGCTAGAAATATTGTGGACAGCAACCCCAACTTTGTTAGTAGTATGGATTGCTTTGCAAAGCTTCAATATTTATCAGCAATTAAATATTTTAGGTTTAAACCAAATCGTGCATTTGCATACACCCCAACAAGAAGCAGGGGGAAAAGGAGCAGGGGGCAGGGGGAATGCTCTTTTTCAGATGCCTCTTTTTGAATCTGCACCTGCCGTTGCTGCAACTGTCAGCGATGCCCCCAAACCGGCATCTGAAACTATTGATGTTTTCGTTAAGCAGTGGGATTGGTCTTTTCGTTATCCCAATAACGTTACTAGCAATCAACTGCATCTGCCGATCAATCGCAGTACTCGCTTAAATCTGCAAGCGCAGGATGTAATTCACGGTTTTTATGTCCCTGAGTTTCGCTTAAAGCAAGATATTATTCCAGGGCGCAAGATTGATATTGTGTTAACACCAATTCGCCCAGGTAAATATCGGCTGAAAGATTCTCAATTTAGCGGTACTTACTTTTCCTTAATGGAAACGGATGTATATGTTGAATCCCTCGCTCAATATAACCAGTGGCTCACCCAAACCACCAGTAGCGAACAAACTCCAATAAATCAAGCAGTTGCCGAAAATATCCAACCACCAAAAACATTGTTTAATAGCGGCTGGTACACCGTCACACCTGCTCAACCTGGTATTGCCAATAAAAGGAAGCTAAATAATGACACATGA
- the ctaD gene encoding cytochrome c oxidase subunit I produces MTHDFSQEMIEDRESQNQQGNTWREYFSFNTDHKVIGIQYMVMTFIFFLIGGLLAMLIRAELLTPESNLVDRPLYNGLFTMHGTIMIFLWIIPFNAGLSNYLVPLMIGARDMAFPLLNAISFWILPPAGLLLLSSFFLPNGTAQSGWWSYPPISLQVPGDQFINGEFIWIVSLVLIGISSIMGAVNFVTTIFWMRAPGMTFFRMPVFVWSVFSAQLLQLINLPALTAALILLLLDLSFGTQFFKPDENGDPIIYQHLFWFYSHPAVYIMALPAFGIFAEVLPAFSRNPLFGYRSVAIATLGIAAISIFVWVHHMFTSATPGWMRMTFMATSMLVAIPTGIKAFAWTATIWRSKLHLETPMLFAMGGAAMFIFGGVTGVMLAATPFDIHVNNTYFVVGHFHYIVFNTITMAIFAAIYYWFPKITGRMYAEGWGKLHFWLTFIPANITFFSMHPLGLQGMLRRVSSYDPQYQGWNIIASLGSFLLGASTLPFIANIVGSWLYGPKAVDNPWHATGLEWTTSSPPPRDNFEEIPIVTRPPYDYGNPKYSVIVNSDNSE; encoded by the coding sequence ATGACACATGATTTTAGTCAAGAGATGATCGAGGATCGAGAATCGCAGAACCAGCAGGGTAATACTTGGCGGGAATATTTCAGCTTCAACACCGATCATAAAGTGATTGGAATTCAGTACATGGTGATGACCTTCATTTTCTTCCTGATTGGCGGGCTGTTGGCGATGCTAATCCGGGCTGAGTTGCTCACCCCAGAATCAAATCTGGTCGATCGCCCGCTTTATAACGGTTTGTTCACCATGCACGGGACAATCATGATTTTCCTGTGGATTATTCCCTTCAATGCAGGTCTTTCTAACTACTTAGTGCCGCTAATGATTGGGGCGCGGGATATGGCTTTTCCCTTGCTCAATGCCATTTCGTTTTGGATTTTGCCACCAGCCGGTCTTTTACTACTATCTAGCTTCTTCCTCCCAAACGGCACTGCCCAATCTGGCTGGTGGTCTTATCCACCAATTAGTCTGCAAGTTCCAGGGGATCAGTTTATTAATGGTGAATTTATTTGGATAGTCAGCCTAGTGTTGATCGGCATCTCTTCCATCATGGGGGCTGTCAACTTTGTGACAACCATCTTTTGGATGCGCGCCCCAGGGATGACATTTTTTCGGATGCCTGTGTTTGTTTGGTCAGTTTTCAGCGCCCAGTTATTGCAACTGATTAATTTACCCGCCTTGACAGCTGCATTGATCCTGCTGTTGCTTGATCTCTCGTTTGGTACACAATTCTTTAAACCGGATGAGAATGGCGATCCCATCATTTATCAGCATCTATTTTGGTTTTATTCTCACCCAGCAGTTTATATCATGGCTCTACCAGCCTTTGGTATTTTTGCTGAGGTTCTGCCGGCATTTTCTCGCAATCCCCTATTTGGTTATCGGTCAGTTGCGATCGCAACCTTGGGTATTGCTGCGATCAGTATTTTCGTTTGGGTACATCACATGTTCACCAGTGCCACGCCCGGCTGGATGCGGATGACCTTCATGGCTACCTCAATGTTAGTTGCCATACCCACCGGTATTAAAGCCTTCGCTTGGACTGCCACCATCTGGAGGAGCAAGCTACATCTAGAGACACCAATGCTATTTGCAATGGGAGGTGCAGCCATGTTTATTTTTGGCGGTGTTACTGGTGTAATGCTTGCTGCCACACCTTTTGATATCCATGTCAATAACACCTACTTTGTTGTGGGACACTTCCACTACATCGTTTTTAACACCATCACAATGGCAATTTTCGCAGCAATTTACTACTGGTTTCCTAAGATAACTGGCAGAATGTATGCTGAGGGTTGGGGAAAATTGCATTTTTGGCTGACCTTTATTCCTGCCAATATCACCTTCTTTTCTATGCACCCATTAGGTTTACAAGGGATGCTCCGCCGAGTTTCTTCCTACGATCCACAGTATCAGGGATGGAACATCATCGCTAGCCTGGGATCGTTCTTACTAGGAGCATCCACGCTGCCTTTTATTGCTAACATAGTAGGTTCTTGGCTCTACGGGCCAAAGGCAGTTGATAATCCTTGGCACGCCACCGGCTTGGAATGGACAACCTCTTCACCACCCCCGCGAGATAACTTTGAGGAGATTCCAATTGTTACCAGACCTCCTTATGACTATGGCAATCCAAAATACTCAGTAATCGTAAATTCTGATAACAGCGAGTGA
- a CDS encoding heme-copper oxidase subunit III, producing MQSRHIDESPIRFDLWRQRLPNWLQRFLPSGGGSHEDHHGKGMFGFTVFLLSESIIFLSFIFTYVALRLTTKNWLPPGISGPELSTFVVINTVVLLSSSFIIQPAENALKHNQLSKFRWLWLITIAMGSYFLVGLLIEWKNLDFKITTGLVGSTFYLLTGFHGLHVLAGVVLQIVMLIRSFIPGNYNKTHFGTSATTLFWHFVDVVWVFLFSLLYLWRT from the coding sequence ATGCAAAGTCGTCATATAGATGAAAGTCCTATCCGTTTTGATCTATGGCGACAACGCTTGCCAAATTGGTTACAGCGCTTCTTACCAAGTGGTGGCGGTAGCCATGAAGATCATCACGGTAAAGGAATGTTCGGATTTACCGTGTTCCTATTGTCGGAAAGCATCATCTTTCTGAGTTTTATCTTTACTTATGTTGCTCTGCGACTGACTACTAAGAACTGGCTACCACCCGGTATTTCTGGGCCAGAATTGTCTACATTTGTGGTTATCAATACGGTAGTATTACTTTCTAGTAGCTTTATAATTCAACCAGCAGAAAATGCCCTCAAGCATAATCAACTGAGTAAATTTCGCTGGCTATGGCTGATAACGATCGCAATGGGAAGTTACTTCTTAGTCGGTCTGTTAATTGAGTGGAAAAATCTCGATTTCAAGATTACTACAGGATTAGTTGGTTCCACATTTTATTTACTAACAGGCTTTCACGGTTTACACGTTCTGGCTGGTGTTGTGCTTCAGATCGTTATGCTGATTCGCTCATTCATTCCAGGCAACTATAATAAGACTCACTTTGGTACAAGTGCAACAACTTTGTTTTGGCACTTTGTTGATGTAGTTTGGGTCTTTCTTTTCTCGCTTCTCTATCTTTGGCGAACATAA
- a CDS encoding NAD(P)/FAD-dependent oxidoreductase: MNSPVYQTVIIGGGFTGLFTALHLAHEHYPRSVILIDKEERFCFKPLLYEYFDGEMDDFQVVPLFSELLKNSGVIFVQDTVESIDLHQKAIKLSSGNSYNYSNLVLALGSITGYHQVEGAKEYAFPFWTQADAIALERHLRDCLQKAAQTEDLEQRRQLLTVVVVGGGASGVEMAATLADFLPHWYSALKGNSSEIRVVLLNHGEKILDGDINDPLREIAEKELQKRTIPVEIIRGAEATTIHPNAIEYKSNDEVKTLPTSTTIWTAGTSTHPLIKDLPIPQEHRDRRDRPLVTPTLQLLDFPEVFVGGDCAAVQDNSLPPTAQAAYQQGANIARNLKAIALGEELKPVKVNIRGTLLKLGINDAAANLFNVFEVAGETAHLIRQGTYLTLLPTAIHDFKATTEWVDEEIFHHHLDPHNIGKKVVQAVEIVGVGVMGILAARKLLKRLGDEDKTE; encoded by the coding sequence ATGAACAGCCCAGTTTATCAAACTGTAATTATCGGCGGTGGTTTTACCGGATTATTTACAGCCTTACATTTAGCTCACGAACATTATCCTCGCTCTGTTATCTTGATTGATAAAGAAGAGCGCTTTTGCTTTAAGCCACTACTATATGAATATTTCGATGGCGAGATGGATGACTTTCAGGTAGTTCCGCTTTTTTCAGAATTACTTAAAAATAGTGGTGTGATCTTTGTTCAAGATACAGTTGAATCGATAGACTTGCATCAAAAGGCAATCAAATTAAGTTCAGGAAACTCCTATAACTACAGCAACCTAGTATTAGCTTTGGGTAGCATTACTGGCTATCATCAGGTTGAAGGTGCTAAAGAATACGCCTTTCCTTTTTGGACGCAAGCAGATGCGATCGCTCTTGAGAGACATTTACGTGACTGTTTACAAAAAGCAGCGCAAACTGAAGATTTAGAACAACGCCGTCAACTATTAACAGTAGTCGTAGTTGGTGGTGGTGCGAGTGGTGTGGAAATGGCAGCAACTTTAGCTGATTTTCTCCCACATTGGTATAGTGCTTTGAAAGGTAATTCCAGTGAAATTCGTGTGGTACTGCTCAATCATGGTGAAAAAATCCTTGATGGCGATATCAACGATCCGTTACGTGAAATTGCTGAGAAAGAATTACAAAAACGCACTATACCAGTTGAAATCATCAGGGGAGCAGAAGCGACTACTATTCACCCCAACGCAATTGAATATAAAAGCAATGATGAAGTGAAGACATTGCCAACATCTACAACAATTTGGACTGCTGGCACTTCTACCCATCCACTGATTAAAGACTTGCCAATTCCTCAAGAACATCGAGATCGCCGCGATCGGCCTTTAGTTACTCCCACCTTGCAATTGCTAGATTTCCCAGAAGTGTTTGTCGGTGGTGATTGTGCAGCAGTTCAAGATAATTCGCTACCACCTACGGCTCAAGCGGCTTATCAGCAAGGAGCCAATATTGCCCGGAATTTAAAAGCGATCGCTCTTGGAGAAGAACTCAAACCTGTTAAGGTTAACATCCGTGGAACCCTTTTAAAATTGGGGATAAATGATGCTGCTGCTAACCTTTTTAATGTTTTTGAAGTTGCAGGTGAAACCGCACATTTAATTCGTCAAGGTACTTATTTAACGCTACTGCCAACAGCAATTCATGATTTTAAAGCTACTACTGAATGGGTGGATGAAGAGATTTTTCACCACCACCTCGATCCTCATAATATAGGTAAAAAAGTGGTACAAGCAGTAGAAATAGTCGGTGTAGGAGTTATGGGTATTCTCGCCGCGAGAAAATTACTGAAAAGATTGGGAGATGAAGATAAAACGGAGTAG
- a CDS encoding peptidoglycan-binding domain-containing protein has product MMNWKVLALIPALTLATVAPGYSLTNNKTHNSTTAIQVAQNSQQGNTMKKPNAVQKIHTKHKSNSTANRSNSLTVGSKGEAVKTAQNALKQQGFYTADVNGVFDKKTRSAVIKFQKSKGLRADGIIGHRTLAALK; this is encoded by the coding sequence ATGATGAATTGGAAAGTACTTGCTTTGATCCCTGCTTTGACTTTGGCTACTGTTGCGCCGGGTTATTCTTTAACCAATAATAAAACCCACAATTCAACTACTGCTATCCAAGTTGCACAAAATAGTCAGCAAGGCAATACCATGAAAAAGCCTAATGCTGTCCAAAAAATTCATACCAAACATAAGTCTAATAGTACAGCCAACCGTAGTAATTCGCTCACAGTAGGTAGTAAGGGAGAAGCAGTCAAAACTGCTCAGAATGCTTTAAAACAACAAGGATTTTATACTGCGGATGTGAATGGTGTCTTTGATAAAAAGACACGTTCAGCAGTGATCAAATTTCAAAAATCTAAAGGATTAAGAGCAGACGGAATAATTGGACACCGGACTTTGGCAGCTCTCAAATAA
- the namA gene encoding NADPH dehydrogenase NamA, with amino-acid sequence MAHLFEPLKIREVNFRNRIAVSPMCQYSSTNGYANDWHVIHLVSRAVGGAGIVLTEAAAVEPRGRISPQDLGIWSDAHIETLARIVALIHNFGSVAGIQLAHAGRKASTAKPSKGGKALDESQEGWRPLVSSSAIAFSKDSPVPEALSLEGIQEIIDAFVQAAKRSLQAGFKVIEIHAAHGYLFHQFLSPLSNQRQDDYGGSFENRTRFLREVVQAVREVWPETYPLWVRISATDWVDKGWDIEQSVALSDKLKSLGVDLIDSSSGGIIPGINIPIKPGYQTQFAERIRREANIHTGAVGLITTPEQADEIIRTEVADIVLLGRELLRNPYWPNLAAKQLGQDKLWPVQYDRAWL; translated from the coding sequence ATGGCACATCTATTTGAACCATTAAAGATTCGTGAAGTTAATTTTCGTAATCGCATTGCCGTTTCACCCATGTGTCAATATTCCAGTACAAATGGATATGCTAATGATTGGCACGTTATTCATTTAGTTTCTCGTGCAGTTGGTGGTGCAGGTATAGTGCTAACAGAAGCCGCCGCCGTAGAACCACGTGGCCGCATCAGCCCGCAAGATTTAGGAATTTGGTCAGATGCACACATAGAAACTTTGGCCAGAATTGTGGCATTGATTCATAACTTTGGATCTGTTGCAGGGATTCAACTTGCTCATGCAGGTAGAAAAGCCAGCACTGCCAAACCTAGTAAGGGAGGGAAAGCGCTAGATGAATCTCAGGAAGGTTGGCGGCCCTTGGTTTCGAGTAGTGCGATCGCCTTTAGCAAAGATAGCCCAGTTCCAGAAGCCCTCAGTCTAGAAGGAATTCAGGAAATTATTGATGCCTTTGTTCAAGCTGCTAAACGTTCTCTGCAAGCTGGTTTCAAGGTAATTGAAATCCATGCGGCTCACGGTTACTTATTCCACCAGTTTCTCTCACCCCTTTCTAACCAACGACAAGATGATTATGGTGGTAGCTTTGAAAACCGGACTCGTTTCCTAAGAGAAGTTGTGCAAGCAGTCCGAGAAGTTTGGCCTGAAACATATCCACTGTGGGTACGTATTTCTGCCACCGATTGGGTAGATAAGGGTTGGGACATTGAGCAAAGTGTCGCTTTAAGTGACAAACTTAAGTCTCTAGGAGTTGATCTCATCGACAGTTCATCAGGGGGTATTATACCCGGCATTAATATACCAATTAAACCTGGTTATCAGACTCAGTTTGCCGAACGCATCCGCCGCGAAGCTAATATCCATACAGGAGCTGTAGGCTTAATTACAACCCCTGAACAAGCTGACGAAATTATTCGTACAGAAGTAGCTGATATAGTGCTGTTGGGACGTGAACTACTCCGCAATCCTTACTGGCCAAATTTGGCAGCCAAACAGTTAGGACAGGATAAACTCTGGCCTGTTCAGTATGACCGAGCTTGGCTTTAA
- a CDS encoding undecaprenyl-diphosphate phosphatase, whose amino-acid sequence MVKSKLFTPDIMMLSFVVASAVCGNGSEVNLDFANLSWIDVIILGIVQGITELLPISSTAHLRIVPTLLGLKDPGSAFSAAMQLASLTAVLVYFWQDLKKLTGETVRAISGQDYQSSSLQLVLGLLIGTLPIAVAGVLLKPILNACNSPMRGLVVIGAASIIMSGLLAIAEKRGGRDRTFNNLSLWDGIWVGVAQAFALIPGVSRSGSTLTAGLFLGMERETSARFSFLLGLPAVILAGAVELHTLTKAGLSTAGWLTLLVGLISASISAFAAIWGLLRYLERHSTLIFVFYRFAMGVFLIVAVMAGWLQN is encoded by the coding sequence TTGGTTAAAAGTAAATTATTTACACCTGATATCATGATGCTTTCTTTTGTAGTGGCGAGTGCAGTCTGTGGCAACGGTAGCGAAGTCAATCTAGACTTTGCTAACCTGAGCTGGATTGACGTGATTATTTTAGGCATCGTTCAGGGAATTACAGAACTACTGCCAATTAGCAGTACTGCTCATTTGCGGATAGTGCCAACTCTACTGGGGCTGAAAGATCCGGGATCTGCTTTTTCAGCAGCAATGCAGTTAGCTAGTTTGACTGCTGTTCTAGTCTATTTTTGGCAGGACTTAAAAAAATTAACTGGAGAGACAGTTAGAGCAATTAGCGGACAAGATTATCAGTCAAGTTCTTTGCAACTGGTGTTGGGCTTATTGATCGGAACCTTACCTATTGCTGTGGCTGGTGTGCTACTTAAACCAATTCTTAACGCCTGTAACTCACCAATGCGCGGGTTAGTAGTTATTGGAGCAGCTTCAATTATTATGTCAGGATTGCTAGCGATCGCTGAAAAACGTGGAGGACGCGATCGCACTTTCAACAACCTCTCCCTCTGGGATGGCATTTGGGTAGGGGTTGCTCAAGCTTTTGCCCTGATTCCTGGCGTTTCTCGCTCTGGTTCCACCCTCACTGCTGGGTTATTTTTGGGTATGGAACGGGAGACATCTGCCCGATTTTCTTTTTTGTTGGGCTTACCAGCCGTGATTTTGGCGGGTGCTGTAGAACTGCATACTCTTACGAAAGCAGGACTGAGTACGGCTGGTTGGTTGACTTTATTGGTGGGATTAATTTCTGCCAGCATTTCCGCTTTTGCCGCAATTTGGGGACTTCTGCGCTACCTGGAAAGACATAGTACCTTGATTTTTGTTTTCTACCGTTTTGCGATGGGTGTATTTTTGATAGTTGCTGTGATGGCTGGTTGGTTGCAGAATTGA
- the bioD gene encoding dethiobiotin synthase gives MLNTLLITGTDTEAGKTVLTTALAAYWQKYYPQRSWGIMKPIQSGIGDREWYQQLFALEQSSEEITPLYFEAPLAPPIAAARENRQIDLALVWQALSKLRSQRDFVLVEALGGLGSPVTEELTVADLAGEWRLPTVLVVPVRLGAIAQAVANVALARQSRINLKGIVLNCVQPRTDAEIADWTPQRLIQSLTNTPILGCLPYLDNLTDLDKLAQIASDLDWETLAL, from the coding sequence ATGTTAAACACACTATTGATTACTGGAACTGATACCGAAGCTGGTAAAACTGTTTTAACAACAGCGTTAGCAGCCTATTGGCAAAAATATTATCCGCAGCGTAGCTGGGGAATCATGAAACCGATTCAATCGGGGATTGGCGATCGCGAATGGTATCAACAGCTATTTGCCCTAGAACAATCCTCAGAGGAAATTACACCGTTGTATTTTGAAGCACCTTTAGCCCCTCCCATCGCCGCAGCCCGAGAAAATCGCCAAATTGATTTAGCTCTTGTGTGGCAAGCTCTGTCTAAATTGCGATCGCAACGTGATTTTGTCCTTGTAGAAGCCTTGGGAGGGTTAGGTTCGCCAGTAACAGAGGAATTAACGGTAGCCGATTTAGCAGGAGAATGGCGTTTACCAACGGTATTGGTAGTGCCAGTGAGATTGGGTGCGATCGCTCAAGCAGTAGCGAACGTAGCATTAGCTAGACAATCGCGCATCAATCTTAAAGGCATTGTTCTAAACTGCGTACAACCCCGAACAGATGCAGAAATAGCCGATTGGACACCGCAGCGATTGATTCAATCACTTACTAACACTCCCATTTTAGGCTGCTTACCTTATTTAGATAACCTGACTGATTTAGATAAACTTGCTCAAATAGCATCAGATTTAGATTGGGAAACATTGGCACTTTGA